In Candidatus Eisenbacteria bacterium, a single genomic region encodes these proteins:
- a CDS encoding sigma-54-dependent Fis family transcriptional regulator translates to MTAKKILQILVVDDDPAIRPRLRGVLEDEGHEVREAADGRSALEALEAARFDVVLLDVKMPGMTGLDALPLMREMAPGTAVIMVSGESTISIAVQAVKRGAFDFIEKPLDTPDKIALLLGVIAQAAQLTELRRHPVRSPAAPNDLGLIGSSPAIAALMADIRRLAPSNGKVFITGENGVGKDLVANAIHRLSKRADQPFVKLNCAALPRDLVESELFGHEKGAFTGAVARKTGRLERADGGTLFLDEIGDLSLEAQAKLLRAIESGEVDRIGSTDTVKVDVRVIAATNKDLHAAIEVGDFRQDLYFRLNALPLHVPPLRERRSDIGPLAQHFLAASCEAEAKPPKRLSTEAIAVLEDYRWPGNVRELRNLMERAAILVDGIEVRAEDLSAWLIGDDEVPSESTGLRGEIERREVEAIRRALESSNWNVTQAAGTLGIDRTNLHRKMRKFGLSRR, encoded by the coding sequence ATGACCGCGAAGAAGATCCTGCAGATCCTGGTGGTGGACGATGACCCGGCAATCCGTCCGCGGCTGCGCGGAGTGCTCGAGGACGAGGGCCACGAGGTGCGCGAGGCCGCCGACGGCCGAAGTGCGCTCGAGGCACTCGAGGCAGCGCGCTTCGACGTGGTGCTGCTCGACGTCAAGATGCCCGGCATGACCGGACTCGATGCCCTGCCGCTGATGCGGGAGATGGCACCGGGGACCGCAGTGATCATGGTGTCGGGCGAGAGCACGATCTCGATCGCGGTTCAGGCGGTGAAGCGTGGCGCCTTCGACTTCATCGAAAAGCCGCTCGACACTCCGGACAAAATCGCGCTGCTGCTCGGGGTGATCGCGCAGGCCGCGCAGCTCACCGAATTGCGGCGGCATCCGGTGCGATCGCCCGCGGCGCCGAACGACCTCGGCCTGATCGGCTCGAGCCCCGCGATCGCGGCGCTCATGGCCGACATCCGTCGCCTCGCGCCGTCGAATGGCAAGGTGTTCATCACGGGCGAGAACGGCGTCGGCAAGGACCTGGTCGCAAACGCGATCCACCGGCTTTCGAAGCGCGCCGATCAGCCGTTCGTAAAGCTGAACTGCGCGGCGCTGCCGCGCGATCTGGTGGAGAGCGAGTTGTTCGGACACGAGAAGGGAGCCTTCACCGGAGCGGTGGCGCGCAAGACCGGTCGCCTCGAGCGGGCGGATGGCGGGACGCTGTTCCTCGACGAGATCGGCGACCTGTCGCTCGAGGCTCAGGCGAAACTGCTGCGCGCGATCGAGAGCGGCGAGGTGGATCGGATCGGAAGCACCGACACCGTGAAGGTCGACGTGCGGGTGATCGCCGCGACCAACAAGGACCTGCACGCAGCGATCGAAGTGGGCGATTTCCGGCAGGATCTCTACTTCCGTCTCAATGCGCTGCCGCTGCACGTGCCGCCGCTGCGCGAGCGTCGCTCGGACATCGGGCCGCTTGCGCAACACTTCCTCGCCGCCTCGTGCGAAGCCGAGGCCAAGCCGCCCAAGCGGCTCAGCACCGAGGCGATCGCGGTGCTCGAGGACTATCGGTGGCCCGGCAACGTGCGCGAGCTGCGCAATCTCATGGAGCGAGCGGCCATTCTGGTCGACGGCATCGAGGTCCGCGCCGAGGACCTCTCGGCGTGGCTGATCGGCGATGACGAGGTTCCGTCGGAATCGACGGGGCTGCGCGGCGAGATCGAGCGCCGCGAAGTCGAGGCGATTCGCCGCGCACTCGAGAGCTCGAACTGGAACGTGACCCAGGCGGCCGGAACACTCGGCATCGATCGCACGAACCTGCATCGCAAGATGCGCAAGTTCGGGCTGTCGCGCCGGTAG